One genomic window of Haliotis asinina isolate JCU_RB_2024 chromosome 4, JCU_Hal_asi_v2, whole genome shotgun sequence includes the following:
- the LOC137280981 gene encoding uncharacterized protein has protein sequence MTSVYLYFVVFVPGIFCVNPCPPGLYGELCDKHCNVNCRAHVNKERYCDKDTGDCSLSCVSGRWGSQCNFPCSKNCVDRVCFQQTGQCTNGCTENYRGYLCEEYIGKITKFISTETPTEDPPERTQSHKQDTTLPILTLSLIIVIVIAFVIVIVVRILKQVLATGKWRTDLHDASYWGDVFRVKKILSEGQVDINCVDTYGRTPLMWAVHQNQKDVFDVLVSKGASLSLTDKSGNNILHFACLGGHKDIVQNILSKETVDINSKDRYDRTAVNMAERNGYIDVVDLLVRNGADLSLQDKMETHFSREPLL, from the exons ATGACCTCTGTCTACCTATATTTCGTAGTATTTG TACCAGGAATATTTTGCGTAAACCCTTGTCCCCCGGGGTTGTATGGAGAGCTTTGTGACAAGCATTGCAATGTCAACTGTCGCGCCCATGTCAACAAAGAAAGATATTGCGATAAAGACACTGGAGACTGCTCACTTAGTTGTGTCTCTGGACGGTGGGGCAGCCAATGCAATTTTCCTTGTAGCAAGAATTGCGTGGATCGTGTATGTTTTCAACAAACTGGACAGTGCACGAACGGTTGCACAGAAAACTACAGAGGATATCTGTGTGAAGAATACATAGGTAAAATAACAAAGTTT ATATCAACCGAAACACCAACAGAAGATCCACCAGAAAGGACACAGTCACACAAGCAAGACACTACTCTCCCCATCCTCACCTTATCGTtaatcatcgtcatcgtcatcgccttcgtcatcgtcatcgtcgtgC GTATACTGAAACAAGTTCTTGCAACTGGCAAATGGCGTACTGATCTACACGACGCAAGTTATTGGGGAGACGTATTTCGTGTGAAAAAAATCTTGTCAGAAGGACAGGTGGATATAAACTGTGTGGATACATATGGGAGAACACCACTTATGTGGGCGGTACATCAGAACCAAAAAGATGTTTTTGACGTTCTTGTGAGTAAGGGAGCCAGCTTATCACTGACAGACAAGAGCGGAAACAACATACTTCATTTTGCTTGTCTTGGTGGACATAAGGATATTGTTCAGAATATTCTCTCAAAGGAGACAGTCGATATCAACAGCAAAGACAGATACGATAGGACAGCAGTAAATATGGCAGAAAGGAATGGTTACATAGATGTGGTTGACTTACTAGTGAGGAATGGAGCTGATCTGTCATTACAAGATAAAATGGAAACACACTTCTCCAGGGAGCCTCTTCTCTGA